One segment of Carya illinoinensis cultivar Pawnee chromosome 13, C.illinoinensisPawnee_v1, whole genome shotgun sequence DNA contains the following:
- the LOC122291617 gene encoding T-complex protein 1 subunit alpha, producing MGITSQTPDILGDRQFGQDVRTQNVMACGAVANIVKSSLGPVGLDKMLVDDIGDVTITNDGATILKMLEVEHPAAKVLVELAELQDREVGDGTTSVVIIAAELLKRANDLVRNNIHPTSIISGYRLAMREACKYVEEKLAVKVEKLGKDSLTNCAKTSMSSKLIAGDSDFFANLVVDAVQAVKMTNARGEVKYPIKGINILKAHGKSAKESYLLNGYALNTGRAAQGMPTRVAPAKIACLDFNLQKTKMQMGVQVLVTDPRELEKIREREANMTKERIEKLLKAGANVVMTTKGIDDMALKYFVEAGAIAVRRVRKEDMRHVAKATGATQVSTFADMEGEESFDSSLLGYADEVVEERIADDDVIMIKGTKTTSAVSLILRGANDYMLDEMERALHDALSIVKRTLESNTVVAGGGAVEAALSGYLECLATTLGSREQLAIAEFAESLLIIPKVLAVNAAKDATELVAKLRAYHTIAQTKADKKHLSSMGLDLLKGAVRNNLEAGVIEPAMSKVKIIQFATEAAITILRIDDMIKLVKDESQNDED from the exons ATGGGAATCACATCACAAACTCCTGATATTCTTGGCGATCGCCAGTTCGGTCAGGATGTTCGTACACAAAACG TGATGGCGTGTGGAGCAGTCGCTAACATTGTCAAATCGTCGCTAGGCCCCGTTGGACTTGACAAG aTGCTCGTTGACGATATTGGTGATGTGACGATTACTAACGATGGTGCTACAATACTCAAGATGTTAGAAGTTGAGCACCCTGCTGCCAAG GTGCTTGTGGAGTTGGCTGAGCTTCAAGATCGCGAAGTTGGAGACGGGACAACTTCAGTGGTCATCATAGCTGCAGAGCTGCTGAAG AGAGCAAATGATTTGGTGAGGAATAACATTCATCCTACATCTATAATTAGTGGATACCGA CTTGCTATGAGGGAGGCATGCAAATATGTGGAGGAAAAATTGGCAGTGAAG GTTGAAAAGCTTGGAAAAGATTCTCTAACAAACTGTGCCAAGACCAGCATGTCCTCAAAGTTGATAGCTGGTGACAGTGACTTCTTTGCAAATTTG GTTGTTGATGCTGTACAAGCTGTTAAAATGACAAATGCACGGGGGGAAGTCAAATACCCAATCAAG ggaattaatattttgaaagcTCATGGAAaaagtgcaaaagaaagctATCTTTTGAATGGATATGCTCTAAATACGGGTCGTGCTGCCCAAGGAATGCCAACTAGAGTTGCTCCTGCAAAGATTGCCTGTCTTGACTTTAATCTTCAGAAGACAAAGATGCAAATGGGCGTCCAAGTATTAGTCACTGATCCCAGGGAGCTTGAGAAAATTCGTGAAAG AGAAGCCAATATGACAAAAGAACGAATTGAAAAACTGCTGAAGGCTGGAGCCAATGTTGTTATGACTACAAAAGGGATTGATGACATGGCACTCAAG TACTTTGTTGAGGCTGGAGCTATTGCTGTAAGACGTGTTCGGAAAGAGGATATGCGCCATGTTGCCAAGGCAACTGGTGCAACGCAG GTCTCAACATTTGCCGATATGGAAGGAGAAGAATCATTTGATTCATCACTTCTTGGATATGCAGATGAAGTTGTTGAGGAGCGCATTGCTGATGATGATGTGATTATGATTAAGGGGACTAAAACTACAAGTGCG GTTTCCTTGATCCTTAGAGGTGCAAATGACTATAtgcttgatgagatggagagagCTCTGCATGATGCTCTGTCTATTGTTAAAAGGACACTTGAATCCAATACG GTGGTAGCGGGTGGAGGTGCAGTCGAGGCTGCCCTGTCCGGATATTTGGAGTGCCTTGCTACAACTTTAGGATCCCGTGAGCAGTTGGCAATAGCTGAATTTGCTGAATCATTGTTAATCATACCAAAG GTGCTCGCTGTCAATGCTGCTAAGGATGCCACCGAATTAGTTGCAAAACTACGGGCTTACCATACCATAGCACAAACGAAAGCCGATAAGAAACATTTGTCTAG CATGGGACTGGACCTTTTGAAGGGAGCCGTTCGTAACAACTTAGAAGCTGGAGTCATTGAGCCTGCAATGAGCAAAGTGAAGATAATTCAG TTTGCAACTGAAGCAGCGATAACAATTCTTCGAATTGATGACATGATCAAGCTTGTCAAAGATGAGAGTCAAAATGATGAGGATTAG
- the LOC122291303 gene encoding uncharacterized protein LOC122291303 gives MVDLQTVCSMCGDVGFPDKLFRCNKCRNRFQHSYCSNYYSEFAEPIELCDWCQSEERSTRQGSSSKKSAAVNDAGITSRSEYSGDKIKQHDREESAEKGKSPTPSPRTATRRYKLLKDVMC, from the exons ATGGTGGATCTCCAGACTGTATGCAGCATGTGCGGAGACGTGGGCTTCCCGGACAAGCTCTTCCGCTGCAACAAATGCCGCAATCGCTTCCAGCACTC GTATTGTAGTAACTACTACAGCGAATTTGCGGAGCCGATTGAACTGTGCGATTGGTGCCAAAGTGAGGAAAGGAGCACAAGACAAGGTAGCTCTTCAAAGAAATCTGCGGCTGTAAACGACGCTGGAATCACAAGCCGGTCTGAGTATTCTGGGGACAAAATTAAACAGCATGATCGCGAAGAGAGCGCCGAGAAGGGTAAGAGTCCGACACCTTCCCCACGGACTGCTACGCGCAGGTACAAGCTTCTCAAGGATGTAATGTGTTGA
- the LOC122291618 gene encoding probable plastid-lipid-associated protein 11, chloroplastic codes for MAASLFLPTSSKPQNPVPNPPKPRYSSTAKITCSSLTARSQSAKHHLLSLISDQERGLSTQKDPAKRASIIEAIDAMAVLGRDKVTTGDSLSATWRLLWTTEKEQLFIVENARLFGTQAGDVLQVIDVENRTLNNVITFPPYGVFFVRSGIEIASPQRVNFRFTSAILRGKNWEVPLPPFGQGWFESVYLDDEIRVVKDIRGDYLVVDRAPYSWKE; via the exons ATGGCTGCATCCCTCTTCCTTCCTACTTCCTCCAAACCCCAAAACCCAGTTCCCAACCCTCCCAAACCCCGTTACTCTTCTACCGCTAAAATCACCTGCTCCTCTCTCACAGCTCGATCCCAGTCCGCCAAGCACCACCTCCTCAGCCTCATCTCCGACCAAGAACGAGGCCTCAGCACCCAGAAAGACCCTGCCAAACGGGCCTCCATCATCGAGGCCATCGACGCCATGGCCGTTCTCGGCCGCGATAAAGTCACTACTGGGGATTCCCTATCCGCTACATGGCGGCTGCTCTGGACCACGGAGAAGGAGCAGCTCTTCATCGTCGAGAATGCGCGCCTGTTTGGTACTCAGGCCGGTGACGTTTTGCAGGTTATAGACGTCGAGAATAGGACTCTCAACAATGTCATCACTTTCCCTCCCTATGGTGTTTTCTTCGTTCGGTCCGGTATCGAAATCGCTTCGCCCCAGAGGGTGAATTTTAG ATTTACGAGTGCGATTCTACGTGGAAAGAACTGGGAGGTTCCACTGCCACCATTCGGGCAGGGTTG GTTTGAGTCCGTGTATCTTGATGATGAGATTCGCGTTGTGAAGGATATCAGGGGAGACTATTTGGTTGTTGACCGTGCTCCTTATTCTTGGAAAGAATGA